From the genome of Pukyongia salina, one region includes:
- a CDS encoding heavy metal translocating P-type ATPase gives MEQCTHCGDSCVNETVYHKEKAFCCNGCKTVYEILHDNDLSYYYELERTPGVSPREFEHKFDFLDNPSIAEKLLDFSDEHTNVVSFVIPAIHCSSCIWVLENLNKLQPAVQASQVNFPEKTIRITFRSDRLSLKDLVLLLSKIGYEPYISLEDSNKKDRVIDRSLIYKLGVAGFAFGNVMFLSFPEYFEVNEFWLDRFKPLFRWLMFAFSVPVVLYSAQDYFISAFKGLRSKILNIDVPIALGILVLFVRSTMEIVFNWGTGFFDSLTGLVFFLLVGKFFQQKTYNYLSFERDYRSYFPIAVTRLNNTSEEISEEQIEVYEIKKGDRILVRNNELLPVDGILIKGNALIDYSFVTGESEAVARKSGDKLYAGGKQQAGVLEVEVLKPVEQSYLTQLWSNEIFGKDHLSIFQSLTDSISKRFTIAILGIAFLSTFFWLLYDPYKAFNVFTAVLIVACPCAIALAAPFTLGNLLRIFGRMKFYVKEASVIEKIAAVDTVVFDKTGTLTSGSGHHIIYEGVALTPEETELLNSTLRASNHPLSRSLYEMLEVHNIRTLDAFEEQVGKGIEASVDKQLIRVGSYSFVSEGDTSEHLPITTANKTTVHISSNNLYKGCYIFQNHYREGLSEVLSSISEDKEVVILSGDNDGEREHLEHLLPKKTKMYFGKKPEDKLAFIKELQKQGKKVMMVGDGLNDAGALKQSNVGIAIAENVNVFSPACDAILDAGQFEKLTDFFRLSKTGIKIIKWSFVLSLIYNIVGLGFAVTGHLAPVVAAILMPLSSISIVIFTTVATRFHGDRLLKNNKS, from the coding sequence ATGGAGCAGTGTACCCACTGTGGTGATTCTTGCGTTAATGAAACCGTATATCATAAAGAGAAGGCGTTTTGTTGCAATGGTTGTAAAACGGTATATGAGATATTACACGATAACGACTTAAGCTACTATTACGAACTAGAACGAACACCCGGGGTCTCGCCCAGGGAATTTGAACATAAATTCGACTTTCTCGATAATCCATCTATTGCTGAAAAACTCCTGGACTTTAGCGATGAACACACTAATGTGGTTTCATTTGTCATTCCTGCTATCCATTGCAGTTCCTGTATTTGGGTGCTCGAGAACCTTAATAAATTACAACCTGCTGTTCAGGCGTCCCAGGTTAATTTTCCCGAAAAGACCATCCGCATTACCTTCAGATCTGATCGACTTAGTTTGAAAGATCTGGTATTACTTCTAAGTAAAATTGGTTACGAACCTTATATCTCCCTTGAAGATTCCAATAAAAAAGACCGGGTTATAGACCGTAGTCTAATCTATAAACTTGGGGTAGCTGGATTTGCTTTTGGAAATGTGATGTTCCTGTCATTTCCCGAATATTTTGAGGTAAATGAGTTCTGGCTGGACCGGTTCAAACCGCTTTTTCGCTGGCTAATGTTCGCATTTTCGGTTCCGGTTGTACTGTACTCTGCCCAGGATTATTTCATATCGGCTTTTAAAGGATTACGATCTAAGATCTTGAATATCGACGTCCCCATCGCACTAGGTATCCTGGTACTTTTTGTAAGAAGCACCATGGAGATCGTCTTTAACTGGGGTACCGGATTTTTCGATAGCCTTACAGGCCTGGTATTTTTCTTGCTCGTTGGGAAATTCTTTCAGCAGAAAACCTACAATTATCTCTCTTTCGAACGAGATTACAGGTCGTATTTCCCTATTGCCGTAACACGCCTTAACAATACTTCCGAAGAAATTTCAGAAGAACAAATAGAAGTATATGAGATAAAGAAGGGTGACAGGATCCTGGTGCGAAATAACGAATTGTTGCCGGTTGATGGCATACTTATAAAAGGAAATGCGCTAATTGACTATAGCTTTGTTACGGGCGAATCTGAGGCCGTTGCACGTAAGAGCGGCGATAAACTATATGCCGGAGGGAAGCAACAGGCAGGTGTTCTGGAAGTAGAAGTTCTCAAACCAGTTGAACAAAGTTATCTCACCCAATTATGGAGCAATGAGATTTTTGGTAAGGATCACCTGAGTATTTTTCAATCGCTTACAGACAGTATTTCTAAACGATTTACAATAGCCATCCTGGGGATAGCATTTTTGTCTACTTTCTTCTGGTTGCTTTACGATCCTTATAAAGCCTTCAATGTGTTCACAGCCGTACTCATTGTGGCCTGCCCATGTGCCATAGCCCTTGCTGCTCCGTTCACCCTGGGAAATTTGTTGCGCATCTTCGGAAGGATGAAATTCTATGTAAAAGAAGCTTCTGTTATCGAGAAGATCGCAGCAGTGGACACGGTGGTTTTCGACAAGACCGGAACCCTTACCAGCGGAAGTGGACATCATATTATCTACGAGGGAGTGGCCTTAACCCCGGAAGAAACAGAATTACTTAACAGCACGCTAAGAGCCTCTAATCATCCTTTAAGCAGGTCTTTGTACGAAATGCTGGAGGTTCACAACATCAGGACGCTCGATGCTTTCGAAGAGCAGGTAGGAAAAGGGATTGAGGCGTCTGTTGATAAACAGCTAATAAGAGTGGGCTCTTATAGTTTTGTTTCTGAAGGAGATACTTCGGAACATTTGCCAATTACAACCGCAAATAAGACAACGGTTCATATTAGCAGCAATAACCTGTATAAAGGGTGTTACATTTTTCAGAACCATTACAGGGAAGGCCTTTCGGAAGTACTTAGTTCTATTTCCGAAGACAAAGAAGTGGTGATCCTGTCCGGTGATAATGACGGCGAACGGGAACATCTGGAACATTTACTTCCGAAGAAAACAAAGATGTATTTCGGTAAGAAACCAGAGGACAAATTAGCATTTATAAAAGAGCTTCAGAAGCAAGGGAAAAAAGTGATGATGGTGGGAGATGGGTTAAACGATGCCGGTGCATTAAAACAGAGTAATGTAGGTATTGCAATTGCCGAAAATGTAAACGTTTTCTCTCCAGCCTGTGATGCGATCCTGGATGCAGGCCAGTTTGAAAAACTAACAGATTTTTTCCGACTGTCCAAAACCGGTATTAAAATTATCAAGTGGAGTTTCGTACTCTCATTGATCTATAATATTGTAGGGCTCGGTTTTGCAGTGACAGGGCACCTGGCTCCTGTTGTTGCTGCGATTCTTATGCCGCTAAGCTCGATCAGCATTGTGATATTCACAACGGTTGCCACGCGATTTCATGGCGATCGATTATTAAAAAATAATAAGTCTTAA
- the ccoS gene encoding cbb3-type cytochrome oxidase assembly protein CcoS: MSIIYVLVSISVIVALGFFIAFVVSVRKGQYDDTYTPSIRMLFEDEIVKDPNKDQPIETNDKH; this comes from the coding sequence ATGAGTATTATTTATGTCTTAGTAAGTATTAGTGTGATCGTGGCACTTGGCTTCTTTATAGCCTTTGTGGTTTCGGTTAGAAAAGGGCAGTACGACGATACTTACACTCCCTCTATACGTATGTTATTTGAGGATGAAATCGTAAAAGACCCGAATAAAGATCAACCAATAGAAACAAACGATAAGCACTAA
- the ccoN gene encoding cytochrome-c oxidase, cbb3-type subunit I — protein sequence MEVEKFYYDNKIVKSFLYATIFWGIIGMSVGLILAFMFLFPNMTDGISWLSFGRLRPLHTNAVIFAFVGNAIFAGVYYSLQRLLKARMWSDFLSKVNFWGWQLIIVAAAITLPLGYSTSKEYAELEWPIDIAIALVWVAFGANMIGTILKRRQRHLYVAIWFYLATFVTVAVLHIVNSIEIPVSAFKSYSVYAGVQDALVQWWYGHNAVAFFLTTPFLGLMYYFVPKAANRPVYSYKLSIVHFWSLIFIYIWAGPHHLLYSALPDWAQNLGVAFSVMLIAPSWGGMINGLLTLRGAWDKVRTSPVLKFMVVAITGYGMATFEGPMLSLKNVNAIAHFTDWIIAHVHVGALAWNGFLTFGMIYWLIPKLFKTTLWSKGWANAHFWIGTLGIIMYALPMYVAGFVQAFMWKQFNPDGTLVYGNFLETVSEIIPMYWMRAIGGSLFILGAIMMLVNVIQTVRRGTAVTDELAEAAPLKRVTKHKTAKEGYHTWLERRPVKLTIYATIAILIGGVVQIIPSLMVDDYVPKITSVKPYTPLELEGRDIYIRESCNACHSQMIRPFRSEVERYGEYSKSGEYVYDHPFLWGSKRTGPDLFRVGGKYSDNWHFNHFYDPQSTSSGSIMPSYKWLIRNELDKSLTEKKMEAMVSLGVPYTEEEIGRAQEWMLEQGTQIEQNLFSDPDFQKTYEADKQAAAESGQEFVDMRNREVVALIAYLQRLGTDIKVKTNEEVSSNN from the coding sequence ATGGAAGTAGAGAAGTTTTATTACGATAATAAGATCGTAAAGAGTTTTTTATATGCCACCATCTTCTGGGGCATCATAGGAATGTCCGTCGGTTTAATACTGGCGTTTATGTTTTTATTCCCAAACATGACCGATGGAATTTCATGGCTGAGTTTCGGGAGATTACGTCCGTTGCATACCAATGCTGTGATCTTCGCTTTTGTGGGGAACGCCATCTTTGCCGGAGTATACTACTCGTTACAGCGACTGTTAAAGGCACGAATGTGGAGCGATTTTCTAAGTAAGGTTAATTTTTGGGGATGGCAATTGATCATCGTAGCCGCCGCCATTACACTCCCTTTAGGGTATTCCACTTCAAAAGAGTATGCCGAGTTGGAATGGCCAATTGATATTGCCATTGCCCTTGTGTGGGTAGCCTTTGGTGCAAATATGATCGGGACCATACTAAAAAGGAGACAGAGACACCTGTATGTGGCCATTTGGTTCTACCTGGCAACTTTTGTTACCGTTGCGGTGTTACACATTGTAAATAGTATCGAAATACCCGTTTCTGCGTTTAAAAGTTATTCTGTTTATGCGGGTGTTCAGGATGCACTGGTACAGTGGTGGTATGGGCATAACGCGGTGGCGTTCTTCCTTACTACACCATTCCTGGGCCTTATGTATTATTTTGTGCCTAAGGCGGCTAACAGGCCAGTATATTCGTATAAACTGTCCATCGTACATTTCTGGTCTCTTATTTTTATTTACATCTGGGCCGGGCCGCACCATTTACTGTATTCGGCCTTGCCAGACTGGGCACAGAACCTGGGCGTTGCCTTTTCGGTTATGCTAATTGCACCATCCTGGGGAGGGATGATAAATGGACTGCTCACCCTTAGGGGAGCCTGGGATAAAGTAAGAACGAGCCCTGTGTTGAAATTTATGGTAGTAGCGATCACCGGGTATGGGATGGCCACATTTGAAGGTCCTATGCTGTCTCTTAAAAACGTGAATGCCATTGCCCACTTTACAGACTGGATCATTGCTCACGTGCATGTGGGTGCCCTGGCCTGGAACGGATTTCTAACCTTTGGGATGATCTATTGGTTAATTCCAAAATTATTTAAAACCACGCTCTGGAGCAAAGGCTGGGCTAACGCGCATTTCTGGATAGGTACCCTTGGTATCATTATGTATGCCTTACCTATGTATGTGGCAGGTTTTGTGCAGGCTTTTATGTGGAAACAATTTAATCCCGATGGTACTCTTGTTTACGGTAACTTCCTGGAAACCGTAAGTGAGATCATCCCAATGTACTGGATGAGAGCCATTGGAGGAAGCCTGTTTATTCTAGGTGCTATCATGATGTTGGTGAACGTTATACAAACGGTAAGACGAGGAACCGCAGTAACCGATGAATTGGCAGAGGCAGCACCATTAAAGCGAGTCACCAAGCATAAAACAGCTAAAGAAGGGTACCACACCTGGTTGGAAAGAAGACCGGTCAAGCTTACAATTTATGCTACCATCGCTATCCTTATTGGAGGTGTTGTTCAAATTATTCCTTCATTAATGGTAGACGACTACGTACCAAAGATCACCAGCGTAAAACCATATACGCCACTGGAACTGGAAGGAAGGGACATTTATATCAGGGAAAGTTGTAATGCCTGTCATTCGCAAATGATACGCCCATTCCGAAGTGAAGTGGAACGTTATGGCGAATACTCCAAATCCGGTGAGTATGTATATGATCACCCCTTCTTATGGGGTAGTAAACGTACCGGGCCGGATCTGTTCCGGGTAGGAGGTAAATATTCAGACAACTGGCACTTTAACCATTTTTACGATCCACAGTCCACCTCTTCAGGTTCTATAATGCCCTCATACAAATGGCTTATTCGCAATGAGCTTGATAAATCCCTTACAGAGAAAAAAATGGAAGCTATGGTGAGTCTGGGGGTACCCTATACCGAAGAGGAGATCGGTAGGGCTCAGGAGTGGATGCTGGAACAGGGAACACAGATAGAACAAAACCTGTTTAGCGATCCCGATTTCCAGAAAACTTATGAAGCCGATAAACAGGCTGCCGCCGAAAGCGGACAAGAGTTCGTCGATATGCGTAACAGGGAAGTTGTGGCTTTGATAGCCTATCTCCAACGTTTAGGAACGGATATAAAAGTAAAAACGAACGAAGAGGTATCTTCAAATAACTAA
- a CDS encoding CcoQ/FixQ family Cbb3-type cytochrome c oxidase assembly chaperone — protein MLKFIKGNLENIDGVAIYPIISLLIFFVFFVLLFWWVLTAKKQYIKEVSNIPLEEDNTNNKLQL, from the coding sequence ATGTTGAAATTTATAAAAGGAAATCTCGAAAATATAGACGGCGTAGCGATCTATCCGATCATCTCGCTACTGATATTCTTTGTCTTCTTTGTCCTGCTATTTTGGTGGGTGTTAACTGCCAAAAAACAATACATCAAAGAAGTAAGTAATATCCCATTAGAAGAAGACAACACTAACAACAAATTACAATTATGA
- a CDS encoding cbb3-type cytochrome c oxidase N-terminal domain-containing protein, translating to MKSFASYLRVIGFMMIAFLLLEFTIDSGDQMAIVKYPIIWGVLAMLILFAVAVEVITESLRSILFRGLSPEAREKFIANEKVRKANQFAGIKRIYTNLKGSKPLEEEGEIVLDHNYDGIRELDNKLPPWWLYGFYITIIFAVVYLSRYHIFNGTPQAVEFEQEMEDARLAIEEYKKTAKDLVDVNTVVLLTDPADLSAGEAIFNTNCVACHKADGGGGIGPNLTDEYWILGGGIKNVFNTISEGGRDGKGMVSWKTELKPVEMAQVASYLLTFQGTTPAEPKAPEGELWVDPDANTPNEEDAKEVVVDSTTAGIGMIEN from the coding sequence ATGAAATCATTCGCATCATATTTACGGGTCATCGGGTTTATGATGATCGCTTTTTTGCTACTGGAATTCACGATCGATTCCGGCGACCAGATGGCCATTGTAAAATATCCTATTATCTGGGGGGTTCTCGCCATGTTGATTCTATTCGCTGTGGCGGTTGAAGTTATTACCGAATCACTTCGATCTATCCTATTCCGGGGTTTAAGCCCTGAAGCCCGGGAGAAATTCATCGCAAATGAAAAGGTGCGGAAGGCCAACCAGTTTGCAGGGATAAAAAGGATCTATACTAACCTAAAGGGGTCGAAACCACTTGAGGAAGAAGGTGAGATCGTCCTGGATCATAATTACGACGGCATTAGAGAATTAGATAATAAGCTTCCGCCATGGTGGCTGTACGGATTTTATATCACCATCATATTTGCCGTAGTGTACCTGTCGCGATACCATATTTTTAACGGGACTCCACAAGCTGTCGAGTTTGAGCAGGAGATGGAAGACGCTCGCCTTGCTATTGAAGAATACAAGAAAACAGCTAAGGACCTTGTAGATGTAAACACAGTAGTTCTGCTTACAGACCCAGCCGATCTAAGCGCCGGGGAAGCTATCTTCAACACAAATTGTGTGGCCTGCCATAAAGCCGATGGCGGTGGAGGTATTGGCCCAAATCTAACCGATGAATACTGGATCCTGGGAGGTGGAATAAAGAATGTGTTCAATACGATCTCTGAAGGAGGCCGTGATGGGAAGGGAATGGTTTCGTGGAAAACCGAACTAAAACCCGTTGAGATGGCACAGGTGGCCAGTTACCTTTTAACTTTCCAGGGTACTACCCCGGCCGAGCCAAAAGCACCGGAAGGAGAGCTATGGGTAGACCCAGATGCCAATACACCTAACGAAGAGGATGCCAAGGAAGTTGTTGTAGATTCTACGACTGCCGGAATAGGCATGATCGAGAACTAA
- the ccoG gene encoding cytochrome c oxidase accessory protein CcoG, translating into METPEDERFRDSIATINKEGKRAWIYPKKPSGWFYEKRKLVSYVLLAFLFAAPFIKIGGNQFILINVLERRFNIFGFPFWPQDFHLFVIMMIIGVIFVVFFTVAFGRIFCGWMCPQTIFMEMVFRRIEYWIEGDRGKQIRLDKQKWNAEKIRKRVIKWFLFFVISFLIANIFLAYLIGSDKLIEYITEGPLENLNTLISLLTFTAVFYFIFAWFREQVCIIACPYGRLQGVLLDNKSIVVAYDHKRGEKEKGRAKFKKNEDRAASGKGDCIDCFQCVHVCPTGIDIRNGTQLECVNCTACIDACDHMMEQVDLPKGLIRYASEDNIEKKAKFKFSARLKGYSAVLVILIGVFIGMLFLRNDVEARVLRLPGQLYERLDNNIISNVYTFKLVNKTTEEIQDIRFELMSHEGTIRLVKNHNFSLESQGLAEGTLFIEIRASNITGDKDNIKIGVYSGDKLIETTKTAFLGPRTYN; encoded by the coding sequence TTGGAAACACCGGAAGATGAAAGATTTAGGGATAGTATAGCAACTATAAATAAGGAAGGGAAACGCGCCTGGATATATCCGAAGAAACCTTCAGGATGGTTTTACGAGAAGCGTAAACTGGTAAGCTATGTTTTACTGGCCTTTCTGTTTGCTGCGCCATTTATAAAAATAGGAGGAAACCAGTTCATCCTTATCAATGTACTGGAACGGAGGTTCAATATTTTCGGATTCCCGTTCTGGCCTCAGGATTTTCACCTGTTCGTGATCATGATGATCATAGGTGTAATATTCGTTGTTTTCTTTACTGTGGCCTTTGGAAGGATATTCTGTGGTTGGATGTGCCCTCAAACTATATTTATGGAAATGGTCTTCCGGCGGATCGAATATTGGATAGAAGGAGACCGTGGGAAGCAGATCCGGCTGGATAAACAGAAATGGAATGCCGAAAAGATCAGGAAACGAGTGATCAAGTGGTTCTTGTTCTTTGTTATCTCCTTTCTAATAGCGAATATCTTCCTGGCCTATTTAATAGGATCAGATAAACTAATAGAATACATAACCGAAGGACCGCTGGAGAATCTTAACACCCTTATCTCTCTACTTACTTTTACCGCGGTATTCTACTTCATCTTTGCCTGGTTCAGAGAACAGGTATGTATCATTGCTTGTCCGTATGGCCGTTTGCAGGGAGTACTACTCGATAACAAATCGATCGTAGTTGCTTATGATCATAAACGAGGTGAAAAGGAAAAAGGGCGGGCAAAATTCAAGAAGAATGAAGATCGGGCCGCCTCGGGCAAAGGGGATTGTATAGATTGTTTTCAATGTGTGCACGTTTGTCCTACCGGGATAGATATTAGAAACGGAACTCAATTAGAATGTGTTAATTGTACTGCCTGTATCGATGCCTGCGACCATATGATGGAGCAGGTAGATCTACCAAAGGGTTTAATTAGATATGCCAGTGAGGACAATATAGAGAAGAAGGCCAAATTTAAATTTTCAGCCAGGCTAAAAGGCTATTCGGCTGTCTTGGTCATTCTCATAGGAGTGTTTATAGGGATGTTATTCCTTAGGAATGATGTGGAAGCCAGGGTACTTCGCCTACCAGGCCAATTATACGAAAGGCTGGACAACAATATCATTAGCAATGTCTATACATTTAAATTGGTGAACAAGACTACAGAGGAGATACAGGATATTCGCTTCGAATTAATGTCGCATGAAGGAACCATCCGCCTGGTTAAAAACCACAACTTTAGCCTGGAATCTCAGGGACTCGCAGAAGGAACTCTGTTTATCGAAATACGTGCCAGCAACATCACCGGGGATAAAGACAATATAAAAATAGGAGTTTACAGTGGTGATAAACTCATTGAAACCACGAAAACAGCCTTCCTGGGGCCAAGAACATATAATTAA
- a CDS encoding FixH family protein yields the protein MKINWGTGIVIGMVLFIGFIMFMVVTMMTNNEYDHDLVTEAYYEKDLKYQQEIDAEENTNNFSERIVGEKTSEGWQLSFPKEIDPEKIEGKVFLYRPSNKRLDFYLPIVISNAQLLIPDERLLDGRWNITVDWRYEGQHYMYKESIVY from the coding sequence ATGAAGATCAACTGGGGTACTGGAATTGTAATTGGAATGGTACTATTTATTGGATTTATCATGTTCATGGTAGTAACAATGATGACCAATAATGAATATGATCACGATCTCGTTACCGAGGCTTATTACGAAAAGGATTTGAAATACCAGCAGGAGATCGATGCCGAGGAAAACACGAATAACTTTTCAGAAAGAATAGTTGGAGAAAAAACTTCAGAAGGATGGCAGCTTAGCTTTCCAAAGGAGATCGATCCGGAAAAGATCGAAGGAAAAGTGTTCCTGTACAGACCGTCTAATAAGCGATTGGATTTTTACTTACCCATAGTTATATCCAATGCTCAATTACTCATACCTGATGAACGTTTATTGGACGGTCGCTGGAACATTACCGTGGACTGGAGATACGAGGGACAGCATTATATGTATAAAGAATCGATAGTATATTAA
- a CDS encoding sulfite exporter TauE/SafE family protein has translation MLWSGFILGLLGSFHCVGMCGPIAFVLPLDRKSRTRRFWQILLYHTGRIFTYSLIGLLFGILGRGLYLFGLQQKISILTGVLMIGAVILAAFSIKTNRFTNPLYRIISKLKNKLGIALKKKSPDTFLTIGFLNGFLPCGLVYMAVFGALAAGNLFQSSLYMILFGLGTVPLMTTAVYFGNFLTLRLRQRIRKVIPVFVVVIGVLFILRGMGLGIPYISPKRVSKEVNAEMECHSVVGSADLYKFNFEDYERT, from the coding sequence ATGCTCTGGTCTGGTTTCATTTTAGGACTATTAGGTAGTTTTCACTGCGTGGGAATGTGCGGCCCTATTGCTTTTGTATTGCCCCTGGACAGGAAAAGCAGAACCAGGAGGTTTTGGCAGATCTTACTTTACCATACCGGCCGGATCTTTACCTATAGCTTGATCGGACTCCTTTTTGGCATATTGGGAAGAGGGCTGTATCTCTTCGGACTACAACAAAAGATCTCGATACTTACCGGGGTCTTGATGATTGGAGCTGTGATCCTGGCCGCGTTCTCTATAAAGACCAACCGATTTACCAACCCATTGTATAGGATCATCTCAAAATTAAAGAACAAATTAGGAATTGCTCTTAAGAAGAAATCTCCAGACACATTTCTCACCATCGGGTTCCTAAACGGATTTCTGCCATGCGGATTGGTTTATATGGCAGTTTTTGGGGCCCTGGCAGCTGGTAACCTGTTTCAAAGCAGCCTTTATATGATCCTATTTGGACTGGGAACGGTTCCGCTAATGACCACCGCTGTGTATTTTGGAAACTTTCTCACGCTTCGGTTACGACAAAGGATTAGAAAAGTAATACCGGTTTTTGTAGTGGTGATAGGTGTATTATTTATCCTTCGGGGAATGGGGCTTGGAATTCCTTATATATCCCCTAAACGAGTATCAAAGGAGGTCAATGCCGAAATGGAATGTCACTCGGTTGTAGGATCTGCAGACTTATATAAATTTAATTTCGAAGATTATGAACGTACTTAA
- the hemN gene encoding oxygen-independent coproporphyrinogen III oxidase, which yields MHLDLVTKYNVPGPRYTSYPTVPYWNNNSFSLKGWKNTLRKSYLESKEEGISLYIHLPFCESMCTFCGCTKRITRNHDVEIPYIKSLIKEWQLYLDLLGEKPIVKELHIGGGTPTFFSAQHLQLLLEGIFRRTKKPMEAELSFEGHPNNTSEEHLKTLASLGFTRVSYGVQDYNETVQKAIRRIQPFENVKFVTETSREHGFTSVGHDIIYGLPFQTKEHVIHTIERTRELRPDRIAFYSYAHVPWMKGNGQRGYKETDLPTPGEKRVQYETGKALLLDAGYVEIGMDHFALPDEALTLAMQANRIHRNFMGYTASKTQVMIGLGVSAISDSWYSFAQNVKGVEEYQNLLENDVLPVYRGHLLTTEDLIIRSHILNIMCHFKTSWREESMKFPELAETIIRLQEMEQDGLIEIYGDHLLVTDKGKPFVRNVCMGFDLRLQRNKPETQLFSMTV from the coding sequence ATGCACTTAGACCTAGTTACTAAATACAATGTCCCCGGCCCGAGGTATACAAGTTATCCTACGGTGCCATACTGGAATAACAATTCTTTTTCACTAAAAGGATGGAAGAACACCTTGCGAAAAAGTTATCTGGAGAGTAAAGAGGAAGGGATAAGCCTCTATATTCACCTGCCATTTTGTGAGAGCATGTGTACGTTTTGCGGATGCACTAAAAGAATTACACGAAATCACGATGTGGAGATTCCCTATATCAAGTCCCTAATAAAGGAATGGCAACTTTATCTGGACCTGCTCGGAGAAAAGCCTATCGTAAAAGAGTTACACATTGGTGGTGGAACGCCCACTTTCTTTTCGGCACAGCATCTTCAGCTTTTACTGGAAGGTATCTTCAGAAGAACAAAAAAACCGATGGAGGCAGAACTAAGCTTCGAAGGCCATCCTAATAACACTTCCGAAGAACATTTGAAAACCTTAGCTTCATTGGGTTTTACACGCGTGAGCTACGGAGTTCAGGATTATAACGAAACTGTACAAAAAGCGATCCGTCGTATTCAGCCCTTTGAGAATGTGAAATTCGTTACCGAAACTTCGCGTGAACACGGGTTCACTTCTGTGGGTCATGATATCATTTATGGCCTGCCATTCCAAACGAAAGAACATGTTATTCACACCATTGAAAGAACAAGAGAACTTAGGCCAGATAGAATCGCCTTTTACAGTTACGCTCATGTTCCCTGGATGAAGGGAAATGGGCAAAGAGGCTATAAGGAAACAGATTTACCTACTCCCGGCGAAAAAAGAGTGCAATACGAAACGGGCAAGGCCTTACTTCTCGACGCAGGATATGTAGAGATAGGAATGGACCATTTCGCCTTACCGGATGAAGCATTGACCCTTGCCATGCAAGCCAACCGCATTCATAGAAATTTTATGGGTTATACGGCTTCCAAAACCCAGGTGATGATAGGCCTAGGTGTTTCGGCGATCAGCGATAGCTGGTATAGTTTCGCTCAAAATGTAAAAGGGGTTGAAGAATATCAAAATCTACTGGAAAATGATGTGCTGCCGGTGTACCGCGGTCATTTATTAACCACCGAAGATCTTATAATTCGATCGCATATCTTAAATATCATGTGTCATTTTAAAACATCATGGCGAGAAGAGTCCATGAAATTCCCCGAATTAGCCGAGACGATTATCCGGTTGCAGGAAATGGAACAAGATGGGTTGATTGAAATATATGGTGACCATTTGCTGGTTACCGATAAAGGTAAACCGTTTGTTAGGAATGTATGTATGGGGTTCGATTTGCGTTTACAACGTAATAAACCCGAAACGCAACTTTTCTCAATGACGGTTTAA